Proteins found in one Amycolatopsis aidingensis genomic segment:
- a CDS encoding FtsB family cell division protein, whose protein sequence is MAERGRPRRRSTGGRAQGSSSRRPERARREGRRARLRRGLSAKRASGAAKVLGLSNTRRAAVVAIVLCALAFTIAVPLRTYLTQRSEVAVQEQRMAELQREVARLEARKAELSDPAEIQAEARRRLRFVMPGETPFMVQLPEDEQRAQQPDGGQQPTPKGTWYERLWDSVSG, encoded by the coding sequence GTGGCGGAACGGGGCAGGCCACGGCGCAGGAGTACGGGAGGACGGGCCCAGGGCTCGTCCTCCCGGCGCCCCGAGCGGGCGCGGCGCGAAGGGCGCAGGGCACGGCTGCGCCGAGGGCTCAGCGCGAAGCGCGCCTCCGGCGCGGCCAAGGTGCTCGGTCTCTCCAACACCCGCCGGGCCGCGGTGGTGGCGATCGTGCTGTGCGCGCTGGCGTTCACCATCGCGGTGCCGTTGCGGACCTACCTGACCCAGCGTTCCGAGGTCGCGGTGCAGGAGCAGCGGATGGCGGAGCTGCAGCGGGAGGTCGCCCGGCTCGAGGCACGCAAGGCCGAGCTGTCCGATCCGGCCGAGATCCAGGCCGAGGCCCGGCGCAGGCTGCGGTTCGTGATGCCCGGCGAGACCCCGTTCATGGTGCAGCTGCCGGAGGACGAGCAGCGTGCGCAGCAGCCGGACGGCGGGCAGCAGCCCACCCCGAAG
- a CDS encoding VOC family protein, producing MDLSAMSDDQDNTPRYLGLAPYLYYTDATEALEWLVRVFGFTEKVRYEDAAGAVFQATVTAGGAEIQLTSVGPEYWEAKGVDGPVGQLNVVYVDDVDAQHARVSAALGDHVEVSQPQDQPYGARLFTVQDIGGNSWTFWQHVSDTVELPSGWREVRAD from the coding sequence ATGGACTTATCCGCCATGAGCGACGACCAGGACAACACTCCGCGATATCTCGGCCTCGCGCCGTATCTGTACTACACCGACGCCACCGAGGCGCTGGAATGGCTGGTGCGGGTGTTCGGGTTCACCGAGAAGGTGCGCTACGAGGACGCCGCGGGGGCGGTGTTCCAGGCCACCGTGACCGCGGGCGGCGCGGAGATCCAGCTGACCTCGGTCGGTCCCGAGTACTGGGAGGCCAAGGGCGTGGACGGCCCGGTGGGCCAGCTCAACGTCGTGTACGTGGACGATGTGGACGCGCAGCACGCCAGGGTCAGCGCCGCGCTCGGGGACCACGTCGAGGTGTCCCAGCCGCAGGACCAGCCCTACGGCGCGCGGCTGTTCACCGTGCAGGACATCGGCGGGAACAGCTGGACCTTCTGGCAGCATGTCTCGGACACCGTCGAACTGCCCTCCGGCTGGCGGGAGGTACGCGCGGATTGA
- the eno gene encoding phosphopyruvate hydratase: MAVIEQVGAREILDSRGNPTVEVEVALDDGTLARAAVPSGASTGEHEAVELRDGDSSRYGGKGVERAVAAVLDEIGPDLTGVDAVDQRIVDQKLVDLDGTPDKSRLGANAILGVSLAVAKAAADSAELELFRYLGGPNAHVLPVPMLNILNGGAHADTDVDIQEFMIAPIGAESFREALRWGAEVYHALKSVLKGRGLATGLGDEGGFAPSLTSNREALDIILVAIEKAGYTPGRDVALALDVAATEFYADGAYTFEGNKRSAEQLIGYYTELVNDYPLVSIEDPLGENDWDGWVRMTAELGDRVQLVGDDLFVTNPDRLEEGISRRAANALLVKVNQIGTLSETLDAVSLATSYGYKSMMSHRSGETEDTTIADLAVATGVGQIKTGAPARSERVAKYNQLLRIEETLADAARYAGDLAFPRFTPES; this comes from the coding sequence GTGGCGGTCATCGAGCAGGTAGGCGCCCGCGAGATTCTGGACTCGCGCGGCAACCCGACTGTCGAGGTGGAGGTCGCACTCGACGACGGGACGCTGGCGCGGGCCGCGGTCCCCTCGGGGGCCTCGACCGGGGAGCACGAAGCCGTCGAGTTGCGCGACGGCGACAGCTCCCGGTACGGCGGTAAGGGCGTCGAACGCGCGGTCGCGGCCGTGCTCGACGAGATCGGGCCGGACCTGACCGGGGTCGATGCCGTGGACCAGCGCATCGTGGACCAGAAGCTGGTCGACCTTGACGGCACCCCGGACAAGTCGCGGCTCGGCGCGAACGCCATCCTCGGCGTGTCGCTCGCGGTCGCCAAGGCGGCTGCCGACTCGGCCGAGCTCGAGCTGTTCCGTTACCTCGGCGGGCCGAACGCGCATGTGCTGCCGGTGCCGATGCTGAACATCCTGAACGGCGGGGCACATGCCGACACGGATGTGGACATCCAGGAGTTCATGATCGCGCCGATCGGCGCCGAGTCCTTCCGCGAGGCGCTGCGCTGGGGCGCCGAGGTCTACCACGCGCTGAAGTCGGTGCTGAAGGGCCGCGGCCTGGCCACCGGGCTTGGCGATGAGGGCGGCTTCGCCCCGAGCCTCACCAGCAACCGGGAGGCGCTGGACATCATCCTGGTGGCGATCGAGAAGGCGGGTTACACCCCGGGCCGGGACGTGGCGCTCGCCCTGGACGTGGCCGCCACCGAGTTCTACGCCGACGGCGCCTACACCTTCGAGGGCAACAAGCGCAGCGCCGAGCAACTGATCGGCTACTACACCGAGCTGGTCAACGACTACCCGCTGGTCTCCATCGAGGACCCGCTCGGGGAGAACGACTGGGACGGCTGGGTGCGGATGACCGCCGAGCTCGGCGACCGGGTCCAGCTGGTTGGGGACGACCTGTTCGTCACCAACCCGGACCGGCTGGAGGAGGGCATCAGCCGGCGCGCGGCCAACGCGCTGCTGGTGAAGGTCAACCAGATCGGCACCCTGTCCGAGACCCTGGACGCGGTGTCGCTGGCCACCTCCTACGGGTACAAGAGCATGATGAGCCACCGTTCCGGCGAGACCGAGGACACCACGATCGCCGACCTCGCGGTGGCCACCGGTGTCGGGCAGATCAAGACCGGCGCCCCCGCCCGCAGCGAGCGGGTCGCCAAGTACAACCAGCTGCTGCGGATCGAGGAGACCCTCGCCGACGCTGCCCGCTATGCCGGCGATCTCGCCTTCCCGAGATTCACGCCGGAGAGCTGA
- a CDS encoding PQQ-dependent sugar dehydrogenase: MRARLAGTAVLLAMAGLAAACTETPTEAGEGAGQAPPTPRSGELFTVQEVTDGLEHGWDIGFLPSGKVLVTQRPARLALVSGTAPGSTVTEVDADLSDVHVRGEGGLLGMVVHPDFAESRRFTTCQTYEENGRAVDVRLVTWTLAPDGSSASRVGDLLTGLPVNQSGRHSGCRPTIAADGALLVGTGDTAEDPSIPQDLGSLGGKVLRIDLDTGEPLPGNPFAGAQDPAQRRVYTYGHRNVQGVAVHPETGAVYTSEHGPTAHDELNRLRPGGNYGWDPSQGGTVEDYDEDVPMTDLDRFPDAVPELWTSGDVTQAPCGAAFLTGPQWGELENRLAVVALRGQKMLLFRLDEAGEVAEVTLPPEFGDTYGRLRAVRSGPDGALYVTTSNGTNDKLLRVTPA, translated from the coding sequence ATGCGTGCGCGACTCGCCGGAACCGCCGTTCTGCTCGCCATGGCCGGCCTCGCGGCGGCCTGCACCGAGACACCGACCGAGGCGGGCGAGGGTGCCGGGCAGGCCCCGCCGACCCCGCGCTCCGGGGAGCTGTTCACCGTGCAGGAGGTCACCGACGGCCTGGAACACGGCTGGGATATCGGTTTCCTGCCCAGCGGGAAGGTACTGGTCACCCAGCGGCCCGCCCGGCTGGCGCTGGTCTCCGGCACCGCGCCGGGGTCCACGGTGACCGAGGTGGACGCCGATCTCTCCGATGTGCACGTGCGTGGGGAGGGCGGTCTGCTGGGCATGGTGGTGCATCCCGACTTCGCCGAGTCCCGCCGGTTCACCACCTGCCAGACCTACGAGGAGAACGGGCGTGCGGTGGACGTCCGGCTGGTCACCTGGACGCTGGCGCCGGACGGGAGCAGCGCGAGCAGGGTGGGCGACCTGCTCACCGGGCTGCCGGTGAACCAGAGCGGGCGGCACTCCGGCTGCCGCCCGACCATCGCCGCGGACGGGGCGCTGCTGGTCGGCACCGGGGACACCGCGGAGGACCCGAGCATCCCGCAGGACCTCGGCAGCCTCGGCGGCAAGGTGCTGCGCATCGACCTGGACACCGGGGAGCCGCTGCCGGGCAACCCCTTCGCCGGCGCGCAGGACCCGGCCCAGCGACGGGTCTACACCTACGGGCACCGCAACGTGCAGGGTGTCGCGGTGCACCCGGAGACCGGCGCGGTCTACACCTCCGAGCACGGCCCCACCGCACACGACGAGCTCAACCGGCTGCGGCCCGGCGGCAACTACGGCTGGGACCCCTCGCAGGGTGGCACCGTCGAGGACTACGACGAGGACGTGCCGATGACCGACCTGGACCGGTTCCCCGATGCCGTACCGGAGCTGTGGACCTCGGGGGACGTGACCCAGGCGCCGTGCGGGGCCGCCTTCCTCACCGGGCCGCAGTGGGGCGAGCTGGAGAACCGGCTGGCCGTGGTGGCACTGCGCGGGCAGAAGATGCTGCTGTTCCGGCTGGACGAGGCGGGCGAGGTCGCCGAGGTGACCCTGCCCCCGGAGTTCGGCGACACCTACGGCAGGCTGCGCGCCGTCCGCAGTGGACCGGACGGAGCGCTGTACGTCACCACCTCCAACGGCACCAACGACAAGCTGCTGCGGGTCACCCCGGCCTGA
- the mfd gene encoding transcription-repair coupling factor, with the protein MSGLLSAVLPDPALQGVVSRAGAPILDLEGTNASRQLVAAALASAEGANRPVLAVTATGREADELTAALTDLLGPGTVAAFPSWETLPHERLSPRADTVGRRLEVLHRLNQPDRDGLRVVVATVRSLIQPMAPGLGSLAPVELRVGHEQEFEQVLERLIELAYTRVDMVEKRGEFAVRGGILDIFGPTAEHPHRVEFWGDEVSEIRMFAVSDQRSLPGEAAEVEAITAPPCRELLLTGRVKSVARGLAETYAADAHLAEMLAKLADGIPCEGMEALIPVLCEGELELLTDAMPAGTHVLLADPEKIRTRAHDLVRTGQEFLEASWSVAAEGGKAPIDLGASAYRDLAVVQRHATEAGRAWWTLSQLTSESAGVYRVAIEAAPGYRGEFERAASELRAHTASGGTAVLVVAGAGTAARAVEQLSAAEVPAALAAEGLAEPPKPGVVTVTRGGLAGGFVAPERALVVLAEADLTGRGSSTGPSTRDMNTKMPSRRRNAVDPLALKAGDYVVHDQHGIGRFVEMMQRTVGGATREYLVLEYASSKRGHPGDRLFVPTDQLDEVSRYVGGELPTLNKLGGSDWKNTKAKARKAVKEIAAELVQLYAARQAAPGHAFGADTPWQAELEDAFPFVETGDQLAAIDEVKDDMARSVPMDRVICGDVGYGKTEIAVRAAFKAVQDGKQVVVLVPTTLLAQQHLNTFTERMQAFPVTIKGFSRFTDPHEAEQTTAALADGEVDIVIGTHRLLQTGIRYKDLGLIIVDEEQRFGVEHKEHIKALRTHVDVLTMSATPIPRTLEMSLAGIREMSTILTPPEDRHPILTYVGAYDDKQVGAAIRRELLRDGQVFYVHNRVSSIEKAARRLRELVPEARIVTAHGQMNEHKLEQIIAGFWEREYDVLVCTTIVETGLDISNANTLIVERGDMLGLAQLHQLRGRVGRGRERGYAYFLYPPESPLTETAHDRLATIAQNTELGAGMAVAMKDLEIRGAGNILGAEQSGHIAGVGFDLYVRLVGEAVDAFRKDAGAGSGEEESTPTEVRVDLPIDAHIPHDYVPGERLRLEAYRKIAAAPDGAGLEEVRAELVDRYGQPPAPVGRLLAVARFRHACRAAGVTEVTLQGNNIRITPLALAESQLVRLKRLYPKAVYKSVTSTVSVPKPTEGPAGGRIGAPPLRDEALLEWCTQLLTSLTKQPAAVRS; encoded by the coding sequence TTGTCCGGACTGCTGTCCGCCGTCCTGCCCGACCCCGCCCTGCAAGGGGTGGTGAGCCGCGCGGGCGCGCCGATACTCGACCTGGAGGGTACGAACGCCAGCAGGCAGCTGGTCGCGGCCGCGCTCGCCTCGGCCGAGGGCGCGAACCGGCCGGTGCTGGCGGTCACCGCCACCGGGCGGGAGGCCGACGAGCTGACCGCCGCGCTGACCGACCTGCTCGGCCCCGGCACCGTGGCCGCCTTCCCATCCTGGGAGACCTTGCCGCATGAGCGGCTCTCCCCGCGGGCCGACACGGTCGGCAGGCGGCTGGAGGTGTTGCACCGGCTGAACCAGCCGGACCGGGACGGCCTGCGGGTGGTGGTCGCCACCGTGCGCAGCCTGATCCAGCCGATGGCCCCCGGGCTCGGCTCGCTCGCCCCCGTCGAGCTGCGGGTGGGCCATGAGCAGGAGTTCGAGCAGGTGCTCGAGCGGCTGATCGAACTGGCCTACACCCGGGTGGACATGGTGGAGAAGCGCGGGGAGTTCGCCGTGCGCGGCGGCATCCTGGACATCTTCGGGCCCACCGCCGAGCATCCGCACCGGGTGGAGTTCTGGGGCGACGAGGTCAGCGAGATCCGCATGTTCGCGGTCTCCGACCAGCGGTCCCTGCCGGGGGAGGCGGCCGAGGTCGAGGCCATCACCGCCCCGCCATGCCGGGAACTGCTGCTCACTGGCAGGGTGAAAAGCGTGGCGCGCGGGCTCGCCGAGACCTACGCCGCCGATGCACACCTAGCCGAGATGCTGGCGAAGCTGGCCGACGGGATCCCCTGCGAGGGCATGGAAGCGCTGATCCCGGTGCTGTGCGAGGGCGAGCTGGAACTGCTCACCGACGCCATGCCGGCCGGCACGCATGTGCTGCTGGCCGATCCGGAGAAGATCCGCACCCGTGCGCACGACCTGGTCCGCACCGGGCAGGAGTTCCTGGAGGCCTCCTGGTCGGTGGCCGCCGAGGGCGGCAAGGCCCCGATCGACCTCGGCGCCTCGGCCTACCGCGACCTCGCCGTGGTGCAGCGGCACGCCACCGAGGCGGGCCGGGCCTGGTGGACGTTGTCCCAGCTGACCAGCGAGAGCGCCGGGGTCTACCGGGTGGCGATCGAGGCCGCGCCCGGTTACCGCGGGGAGTTCGAGCGGGCCGCGAGCGAGCTGCGCGCGCATACCGCGTCCGGGGGGACCGCCGTGCTGGTGGTGGCCGGCGCGGGGACCGCGGCGCGGGCGGTGGAGCAGCTGTCCGCGGCCGAGGTGCCCGCGGCACTGGCGGCCGAAGGGCTGGCCGAGCCGCCGAAACCCGGGGTGGTGACGGTGACCCGCGGCGGGCTAGCCGGGGGGTTCGTGGCCCCGGAGCGGGCACTGGTGGTGCTCGCCGAGGCCGACCTCACCGGCCGCGGCTCCAGCACCGGACCGTCCACACGGGACATGAACACCAAGATGCCCTCCCGGCGGCGTAACGCGGTGGACCCGCTGGCGCTCAAGGCCGGCGACTATGTCGTGCACGACCAGCACGGCATCGGCCGGTTCGTGGAGATGATGCAGCGCACCGTGGGCGGGGCCACCAGGGAGTACCTGGTGCTGGAGTACGCCTCGTCCAAGCGCGGTCACCCCGGCGACCGGCTGTTCGTGCCCACCGACCAGCTGGACGAGGTGTCCCGCTACGTCGGCGGCGAGCTGCCGACGCTGAACAAGCTCGGCGGCTCGGACTGGAAGAACACCAAGGCCAAGGCGCGCAAGGCGGTCAAGGAGATCGCCGCCGAGCTGGTCCAGCTGTACGCCGCGCGGCAGGCCGCGCCAGGGCACGCCTTCGGGGCGGACACCCCGTGGCAGGCCGAGCTGGAGGACGCCTTCCCGTTCGTGGAGACCGGCGACCAGCTCGCCGCGATCGACGAGGTCAAGGACGATATGGCGCGCAGCGTGCCGATGGACAGGGTGATCTGCGGGGACGTCGGCTACGGCAAGACCGAGATCGCGGTGCGTGCCGCGTTCAAGGCCGTGCAGGACGGCAAGCAGGTGGTGGTGCTGGTGCCGACCACCCTGCTCGCCCAGCAGCACCTGAACACCTTCACCGAGCGGATGCAGGCCTTCCCGGTGACCATCAAGGGTTTCTCCCGGTTCACCGACCCGCACGAGGCTGAGCAGACCACCGCCGCCCTGGCCGATGGCGAGGTGGACATCGTGATCGGCACGCACCGGCTGTTGCAGACCGGGATCCGGTACAAGGACCTCGGGCTGATCATCGTGGACGAGGAGCAGCGGTTCGGCGTCGAGCACAAGGAGCACATCAAGGCGCTGCGCACGCATGTGGATGTGCTGACCATGTCGGCGACCCCGATCCCGCGGACGCTGGAGATGAGCCTTGCCGGGATCAGGGAGATGTCCACCATCCTGACCCCGCCGGAGGACAGGCACCCGATCCTGACCTATGTCGGCGCCTACGACGACAAGCAGGTCGGCGCGGCCATCCGGCGTGAGCTGCTGCGTGACGGCCAGGTGTTCTACGTGCACAACCGGGTGTCCTCGATCGAGAAGGCCGCGCGCAGGCTGCGCGAGCTGGTGCCGGAGGCCAGGATCGTCACCGCGCACGGACAGATGAACGAGCACAAGCTCGAACAGATCATCGCCGGGTTCTGGGAACGCGAGTACGACGTGCTGGTGTGCACCACGATCGTGGAGACCGGGCTGGACATCTCCAACGCCAACACCCTGATCGTGGAGCGTGGCGACATGCTCGGCCTCGCCCAGCTGCACCAGCTGCGCGGCCGGGTCGGCAGGGGCAGGGAGCGCGGGTACGCCTACTTCCTGTACCCGCCGGAGTCCCCGCTGACCGAGACCGCGCACGACCGGCTGGCGACCATCGCGCAGAACACCGAGCTCGGCGCGGGCATGGCGGTGGCCATGAAGGACCTGGAGATCCGGGGCGCGGGCAACATCCTCGGCGCCGAGCAGTCGGGGCATATCGCGGGGGTCGGCTTCGACCTGTACGTGCGGCTGGTCGGCGAAGCGGTGGACGCCTTCCGCAAGGACGCGGGGGCAGGCTCCGGCGAGGAGGAGAGCACCCCCACCGAGGTCCGGGTCGACCTGCCGATCGACGCGCACATCCCGCACGACTACGTGCCGGGGGAGCGGTTGCGGCTGGAGGCGTATCGCAAGATCGCCGCCGCCCCGGACGGCGCGGGCCTCGAGGAGGTACGTGCCGAGCTGGTCGACCGCTACGGCCAGCCGCCGGCCCCGGTGGGCAGGCTGCTCGCGGTGGCGCGGTTCCGGCATGCCTGCCGGGCGGCGGGGGTTACCGAGGTGACCTTGCAGGGCAACAACATCCGGATCACCCCGCTGGCGCTGGCGGAGTCGCAGCTGGTGCGGCTGAAGCGGCTGTACCCCAAGGCCGTCTACAAGTCGGTGACCAGCACGGTGTCGGTGCCCAAGCCGACCGAGGGGCCTGCCGGTGGCCGGATCGGTGCGCCCCCGCTGCGCGACGAGGCCCTGCTGGAGTGGTGCACCCAGCTGCTGACCTCGCTGACCAAGCAACCGGCCGCGGTGAGATCGTGA
- a CDS encoding MazG family protein yields the protein MTLPHPTVVLAPAAMPGVLPAAAWPALRAADAVYAAPDLPEATAAALDAKPAPAPAELVRQRAVALVAATAEEPGAAALIAAGATVVAAPAPWLVRAAEVMDRLRSPGGCPWDAVQTHESLRQYLVEETYELLDSIEDGDRTAMREELGDVLLQVLFHARVAAEHPADPFGIEDVASVLVDKLVGRHPHVFAGAEVVHSAEHQQTRWEELKQDEKRRESIMDGVAFGQPAAALAGKLGQRTGRAELPFDLLPAGSDEGAKLFRLAAAARRAGIDPEGELRAVAKEFARRVRSAERAARADGRDPATLDADGWRRYWPGPPGT from the coding sequence ATGACCCTGCCGCACCCCACCGTGGTGCTCGCGCCCGCGGCCATGCCCGGCGTGCTGCCCGCGGCCGCCTGGCCCGCACTGCGCGCCGCCGACGCGGTGTACGCCGCCCCCGACCTGCCGGAGGCCACCGCGGCGGCCCTGGACGCCAAGCCCGCGCCCGCCCCCGCCGAGCTGGTGCGGCAGCGTGCCGTCGCGCTGGTCGCGGCCACGGCCGAGGAGCCGGGGGCCGCGGCGCTGATCGCGGCCGGGGCCACGGTGGTCGCCGCCCCCGCACCCTGGCTGGTGCGGGCCGCGGAGGTGATGGACCGGCTGCGCTCGCCGGGCGGATGCCCCTGGGACGCGGTGCAGACCCACGAGTCGCTGCGGCAGTACCTGGTCGAGGAGACCTACGAGCTGCTCGACTCGATCGAGGACGGCGACCGCACCGCGATGCGCGAGGAGCTCGGTGACGTGCTGTTGCAGGTGCTCTTCCACGCCAGGGTGGCCGCCGAGCATCCTGCCGATCCCTTCGGTATCGAGGACGTCGCCAGCGTGCTGGTGGACAAGCTGGTCGGCAGGCATCCGCATGTGTTCGCCGGGGCCGAGGTGGTGCACTCCGCCGAGCACCAGCAGACCCGCTGGGAGGAACTGAAGCAGGACGAGAAGCGCCGGGAGTCCATTATGGACGGCGTGGCCTTCGGGCAGCCCGCGGCGGCGCTGGCGGGGAAGCTGGGGCAGCGCACCGGCCGGGCCGAGCTGCCGTTCGACCTGCTCCCCGCGGGATCGGACGAGGGCGCGAAGCTGTTCCGGCTGGCCGCGGCGGCCCGCAGGGCCGGAATCGACCCCGAGGGCGAGCTGCGGGCGGTGGCCAAGGAGTTCGCGCGCCGGGTCCGGTCGGCCGAGCGGGCCGCCCGCGCGGACGGCCGGGACCCGGCGACCCTGGACGCGGACGGCTGGCGCCGCTACTGGCCGGGTCCGCCCGGCACGTAA
- a CDS encoding lysozyme family protein, with protein sequence MGTAITLILTIGVHRDGAGDERPLTVPEQRPEPRAAAPQAALAAPEDRPQESDQEELDAWAARVAEATRVPARVLAAYGRAEMWMRNERPECNLSWGTLAGIGRVESRHGNFGGARIGTDGRATQPIVGVPLDGSPGVREVPDTDEGELDGDQTWDRAVGPLQFLPETWREWGVRATRDSRQPNPQNIDDAAVTAARYLCADGRDLADPNGWWDAVLTYNRSVSYAQDVFSGADAYAAATLPLR encoded by the coding sequence ATCGGCACCGCGATCACGCTGATCCTCACCATTGGCGTGCACCGCGACGGGGCAGGGGACGAGCGGCCATTGACCGTGCCGGAGCAGCGGCCCGAGCCGCGGGCGGCCGCGCCCCAGGCCGCGCTGGCCGCCCCGGAGGACCGGCCACAGGAATCCGACCAGGAGGAGCTGGACGCCTGGGCAGCCAGGGTCGCCGAGGCCACCAGGGTGCCGGCCAGGGTGCTCGCGGCCTACGGGCGGGCCGAGATGTGGATGCGCAACGAGCGGCCCGAGTGCAACCTTTCCTGGGGAACCCTGGCCGGGATCGGCAGGGTGGAGTCCCGGCACGGCAACTTCGGCGGCGCGCGGATCGGCACGGACGGCCGGGCCACCCAGCCGATCGTCGGAGTCCCACTGGACGGCTCACCCGGGGTCCGGGAGGTGCCGGACACCGACGAGGGGGAGCTGGACGGCGACCAGACCTGGGACCGGGCCGTCGGCCCCTTGCAGTTCCTCCCGGAGACCTGGCGGGAGTGGGGCGTGCGGGCCACCAGGGACAGCAGGCAGCCCAACCCGCAGAACATCGACGACGCCGCGGTGACCGCGGCCCGCTACCTGTGTGCCGATGGGCGGGACCTGGCCGATCCGAACGGCTGGTGGGACGCGGTGCTGACCTACAACCGTTCCGTCTCCTACGCCCAGGACGTGTTCAGCGGCGCCGATGCCTACGCCGCGGCCACCCTCCCCCTCCGCTAG
- a CDS encoding tetratricopeptide repeat protein, which yields MVDQEPAADPDGDSRDSPFHAFRRAEELVRRKPLEALRALAPVLHAEPDKPSVQLLAGRAYFHSAQLRRAETALTRTIELDPADHYARFMLGRTLQRLGRLVEALGQIRMAWAMYPLPEYQDAVGEISARIALRDS from the coding sequence ATGGTTGACCAGGAACCAGCAGCCGACCCGGATGGTGACTCGCGAGACTCCCCGTTCCATGCGTTTCGCCGGGCCGAGGAACTGGTGCGGCGCAAGCCCCTGGAGGCGTTGCGGGCGCTGGCGCCGGTACTGCACGCCGAACCGGACAAGCCGAGCGTGCAGTTGCTCGCCGGCCGCGCGTACTTCCACTCGGCTCAGCTGCGGCGTGCGGAGACCGCGCTGACCCGGACGATCGAGCTGGACCCCGCCGACCACTACGCCCGGTTCATGCTGGGCAGGACCCTGCAACGGCTCGGCAGGCTGGTGGAGGCGCTGGGGCAGATACGGATGGCATGGGCCATGTACCCGCTGCCGGAGTATCAGGACGCCGTGGGCGAGATCAGCGCCCGGATCGCGCTGCGCGACAGCTGA